Within the Malus sylvestris chromosome 4, drMalSylv7.2, whole genome shotgun sequence genome, the region aagacgttaggcgctagtcgggtggTGGgatggggcctagcgcctaggcagctAGGCAGGGTCTAGTTGGGCGTCTAGGCGGACTAGACGAATTTgattaaatctattatattttgtgtaaaCAAATGtctgtttatatttaaaatatatatgatttcatcataaattacaaaatggaatgacatatatattatgagctattggaacataatgaaaacatggggaacaagtatataatgtgtgttcatttaagtattcaacaagtctcttacaatttattgaaaaaataaaatgcaaaatgaaagttatgagTCGCAATCTAAATGAGTGTCTAGGCGGGTCTGGGCGGGCTAGGTGAGCGTTTCAGTAGGGCTAGAcgttctttcttaattttcaaacgcctaggcattaatcggagCATCTAGCATGCGGCGTTAGGCAGATTTTGAAACAGTGGTTATACGCTCGGTATGCAACATTTCTGACATTGTTCGGTAGGTCTCCCAAGAAAAAACTTCGAGTAGCACATGTTTCACCATCGAGTTATACGCTCACTGCTCCCGTCTGGTAAATTTGTTTTCAGCTTTAAAACACCGTTTTGCAAGTTAATTTGCACGCCGTCTTTTCAAATTTCCGATTGTTACGAGTCCTTAAGGTAATTCGAAGTTTGGTGACGATTAAATATGATGCGGAATACATGTCATGTTGAAAGGTAGGCATTAACAGAATAACTGCATTTTGGGAGGTGGATTTCTGTATACCTTACCTGCTTCAAGTGAAAAAGTATTTCTTGCTCAAGATCCCAGTATGTGATCCCATATCCTAACTTTCACCATGATTCCCCGTGAGAGCACTCCACATACCTTGCTCAACGGAAATGCCAACCACACATTTCTCACGCACTACTCTTTATTACTGGTCACCACCAGATTGAATCAATCAAACGAAAAAATGAGAGCATGATTAAAGCAGGGTGTGTTACAGGAGGATAATGGTTCATTTGATATCCCTTTTCTAATTTTTCAGTTTTCCGTTGAGTaattgttttcagttttcatttttctgAAAAGCTAAAAACAATTACCTAACTCGTGTTTATACAGAAACGTCATGGATTCGATTCCTAGTGTTGGTGGACCATACGATGGTGGACAAAGGAAGGTTGATATGCCTCTGTAAGTCTTTCTGGCCCCAAAAAATGCGGAATCCCGTGACGAAGCATAccctttttttaaattaaaaaaaaaatctatataataaaatatgaaaGTGTCAAACAATAAAAGTCGAGAGAATACAACAAATCGAAAGTGTTTACGAGTTGTCACATGACAATTGTGGATGAAATAATAGatggaaatctttgaaaattTGCCGTTGCGGAAAGTAGTTTATTAGTTAAATGTTTAGAGGgtaattggctaataaaaaagTTCAtaatagataatatcatttgttaaaaaataataataataataataataattcaagTCGTCTTGTACATGTTGAACAAATTATAGGCACAAACTATTGCAAAGTAATCTGGTTTGGGCCTAACAGGCCCAAATTAcacaaattttttgtttttttaaagaaagagaGGGGGAAAATGGCGGGAACTCTTCAGGCGCTAAATCTCAAACCCTACACGTGCGAAAATTGGCGCCCATCTTTCTCCTTCTAttccaatctctctctctctctctgtgtctcCGATCCAAATCTCATCAATCAACCGTGGAAATGGCGACTCGTCCCACCGACTCAGCTCCCATAACCCGGAACGTCTCCGAGTCCAGGAAGGCCTGGCACCTCTTCGCCCTCCTCTTACAACTTCGCCGCCCGACTCACCTCTCCGAGCTCGCCTCTCGATGCACATTGTTCCCTGCATCGCCTCACCTAGTCCGATACCTTTGCTCCACCCCGGGCTCTCCTCTCTGCTTATCGAACCAGCTCTACGTTACGCCGTCACCCGCTTCCTTAGCAGCTTTCCTCGAGTTCTTTTCACATAGCAGTGCCGGCGATGCAGTGAGAGTCTGCTTGGGGAAGCGGAAACGGGCGGTTTGGGATTTCGGATTTGGGCGTCCTGCGGCAAAGAGATTAATTGTGGATTTTGGAAATGGTAACTGTTACATTTGAttgtagtttttgtttttgtttttttttgggggatTTAATGTGTTTGTTTGGTAATGGTTGTGATGAACTGCAGGGAATGAAGAGAGTAGAGCGCGGAAAGCAGTTGGTCATACTCGTTCGAAGGTACGATTAAATTGTTTTTTGGGggatttttgaattttgctTTTTTGATTTTAAATTGTAATCTGGAAATGTTGAActaccaaaataaaaagaatcacTTTAATCACGTAATTTGTAATCCTAAGagaacacaaaatatgttgaatttGAGGTTTCCTATTTCGTTTGAAGGGCGATTCTTCGATGTATAAATAAAGTGAAATAAAACAGATTGCTTATCTGGGAAGCTTGTAATTCAGATCAATTTTTGCAGACACATTCTCATATGGCTGACTACTACATCtgcaaatacataaatatgCTACAAAGTTGGATGACACTGACGGTGAACAAATCGATTTTAAATTCTTCGTTATATATCAATTACAGAACTGGACAATCAAGTTTAGGATTGAATAGTGTTGACCATGTAGAGGATCAAACGGAGGGGACCAATACAATTGTGGAAATGAAAGTTAACAGACTGGTAATGGATTGTGTCGTCGGTTTAGAACCAGTTCTTCCAATCATGGCGTCTGATGATTTAGTCTTTTATGAAGGAGCTGACATACATGAGATAGACTGCAGTGGGATTTTATGTCTGgaagaaatgaaagagaacaATATATCACCAGTCGTGGATGAGAATGTAAATGGTAGTTGTAAAGTTACAAATGTTGGACTCGTTGAAGATGAAAGAGTTGTTGGAGGTGAGGAGGAAGAGTTGTTAGTGGCTTCTCGCATCCCTAATGGAGAAATAGAAAATTTCTCCCAGACAAATATTGCTCTTTATGATATGATGCCTAGGCGTAAGGTCAAAAGATTGAGAAAGGCGGATTGTGAAGATATGATGCCTCTGAATAAAAAGCAAACAAGAAGACATGAGACCAAGACCATAAGTTCAGCTACTGAATTTTCtgtattgcaaaagcaattgTTGATGCCCTCCTCCAAGATGAAGGCGGTTGACAAGGATAAAATGGCTCCGAGACTGCAATCACACAACTTAGAGCATGATCAGGCTGTTGCCACTCCCAAAGAGAACCAGAAGCGTGAAAcaaatcaaaagccaatcaGCGTAGTACAGAAATCAAAACGAAATTGTGATGACATGCATGTTAATGAAAGAAATGGACGCCATAAATCTGTTTCTCTTAAGGTATGCTACGCTTCTGAAATATAAATGTTCTCTCTGTTTCAATGAGTGCAAGTATGCATTTCATTAATGATCTtatacttagtaagcatatgACACTTTGTAGGATCAACCGGAGAAAAAAGAATTTCCAATTTTTGAATCCCatattgtagaagaagaagaaggttcaGGTATATAATGATCTGACTATGTTGGATTTTTCGCACCCCTATCAACCTCTTTGTCATTATTGATTTTCTTATTTGTTTCCCAAACTGTAGGTGGTTATGGCACTGTTTACAGGGCACGGACCAAAAATGACAACAAAAAGGTCGCCATTAAGTGTAAGTAACACataatttttgtatgtcgattgtCCTGAGGGTTCAGACTGTTGCCTCTTGTGATGACTCAATCTGCTTGCATATGCAATACAAATATCTGCTATCTCCTAAAGTCAGCAACCATTTCTGGTTAGATGTCTTGGTACACTCGTCCGTAATCTTTCACATAAAGTGCATCTCAGTCACATTTGTGAATTATGGCATTGTTTGTTTGAATAATTTAAGTCAACTTTCCTTTTCCTAGTCACTGCTAGCTTTTCACTTAGATATCAAATAAACACCAAGTGAAGGGAAAGGAAACATTTACCCAAATGTTATAGCCAATGACAGCCCCCCAACTTTCAGTTTTCTAATAAACTTAAACAATCAACTGTTCATTGTCATCACATGCTCCCTTCGTGCCTTTTATGAATCTAAATATGTTGTAACTTGGCTCATTAATAATGTGTTTTTGTTGATTTATTCTGGATTATTTATGATGTAATTTAGGTGGTAGAATGGAACTAAATTAAGTTGGGTGTGAaagcaattgaaaaaaaaaaaaaaactggagtTGCAAATCGAAAGTGCTTTGTATTCTGCATATCGTGTACTCCAACCCGTTTAAGGCTTGAAAGGGGTTATAGCTGCCCCCAGAACCCCCTTCTAGTTAGACTTAAAATGGCATACTAGAAGGGGTTTCAGGTCCAATGGGAAGGGTGTTACTCAAACCCTTTTTAGTTGAACCCAAAACGAAGTTCCATATCTCATATTTCTTTAACCGCTCTACAGGCCCACATGCTAATGCTCATAAGCATCATGTTAACAATGAGTTAAGGATGCTGGAAAAATTTGGGTAAGTGTTTAAAGTTTCAAGTACAAAATTTAGAGCTTTGGTGGCAATCATTAGTGAGATTTTACATCCCAGTAAGTTTTGTAATGTAGGGGCAAAAACTTCGTGATAAAATATGAAGGCCATATCAAGAATGAAAATTCCAGTTGCTTTGTACTGCAACACGTTGAGCATGATAGGCCTGAGGTGATTATTGGACATTTTCTTAACTTTTCTCCACTTcttttgaagcttttgtttGACATTGATTTTACTTTTAGGTTTTAAAGCAAGAGATAGGTCTTTCTCACCTACATTGGTATGGCTATTGCTTGTTTAAGGCGCTGGCAAGCCTTCATAGACAGGTAACTATTGGTGTTATGCATATTCTAGTAGGATTCAAGAGCTTTTTGTAAtagtttctaaattttttttttgtgcattCACAGGGAGTCGTACATAGAGATGTTAAACCTGGAAACTTCCTTTTCTCTCGTAAGGCCAACAAGGGTTACCTCATAGATTTCAATCTTGCAACGGTTGGTCATACCTGTCCCcactttttactttatttttagtttgtttcaataatttatttttctgttgCAACCATATTGAAATTTGTTGATCTATTAGTGTTTTTTACTCaatattgattttccttatttgaCAGGATTTGCATATGAAGCCTGGAACTCGTAAGCTTTCGTCTCTTCCATGTAAAACAGATATATTGTTCGCATGTTTTAATTATTGAAACTCAATTTTGTTGTGTTACTGATTATATAGATAATCAAGTGTTAAACAAGTACTAAATGATGGTTACAAGCATCTACATACCCTTTTGCTTTCAGTTTAATTTCAATCTCCAGACTCTCAATTTTGCAGATCATTATATTTGGAGAATTAGGGACAAAAAAACAATAGCATTTTGCTTATATGTGCTAAATGTTTTTTAATTGAGTTTTCTGGTAGAAAGAATGGAAAATTGATGAAGCTAATTTTTGATATTTCACAGGCAAATTAAAATCTGGATATGACTATGATGAGAAACTTACAAATGCAAAATCTGTACCTCAAACCCCACTTCAGAAGTTGCCAACTGCTAAGTCTTTAATAATTGCCAATGGGGAGACCAAAAAAGGTCTCAAATCCACTTTTGATCCGAGGGACTTGAAAAAAAAGGCTCTTAGCCAAATAAAGCCCTACAATTCTTCGGGTAGCCGAAGCCTAATCAAAAGTCAGGGTGCAGATGGCTCAGGTATAACATCAGTAAAGGATGTGAGTAATATCAGGACTCCTCCAGTAGAAAGGTTGAGGGAACCTGTGCCATCCCAAGGAAGGAAAGAGCTCATCAACCTAGTACAGGAAGCAATGCAGAATCAAAACCATATATCATCAGGTGTTTCGGCTCCTATGAGAAAGAGGATTCCTGCCCCTCCTGGAAATGAGGATGAAAAGCTTTTCTATATCACTCCAATGCCTCTGCACTCAACTGGCAATGGTGTTGGTGGTGCAGATTTGATCAGAAGCAGAGGTTTGTTTCTTTCAGTGACTTGGAGTCTTGGACAATCTGGTTGGACTAGCAAATTTCTTTACTGTTGTTTGTTCATATTTTGTCTTAGGGGgtggaaagcaaaagaaagaaggTCCTTGTGCTGGAACTAAAGGATACCGAGCTCCGGAGGTGAGGTTCATATGGTTGTTATATTTACCTTAGTTTATCCATATAGCCTCAATTTGTCCTGCCATTACACTCTGTAAATCTTGTAACTTTATGCATTGTTGGAATCACACTGGTTACTCGTACTAAGAACTAAGAAACTTAGCCAAGCAATAACCAACCTTGTGACGCTTTCTAACTTAAGTGTTTAAAAGCATTTACCCCTTCACCCGAGGTCTTGTGTTTGACTCTCCACTCCCATTCTGGAGTACTTGAGGTGCACATGAAATTGGACCAAATTGTTTGgatagttttttctttttttctttttctacgaaGCTGTTAGATTAATGAAATAAATTGAGATGGAATCATGATGAAAAACAGTGCCATTTTGATAACTTATGGTAAACGATTGAAACCATCTCTttcatttcttgaattttttttgtcataattCTGTGTGGTTTATGCAGGTTCTCTTGAGATCCCCATTTCAAGGCCCCAAGCTTGATATCTGGTCTGCCGGTGTCACTCTTCTCTACTTCATGATTGGCAGAACACCCTTTGGTGGCGATCCTGAACAGTAAACACCCTTGCTTCGATCCAAACGCTTTATGCGTAATCCTAGTTCTCTGTATtctttatataaaatattttgcTAACCATTGCCATGGGTGTTATCAGGAACATAAAGGACATCGCAAAGTTGAGAGGCAGTGAAGATTTATGGGAAGTTGCCAAGCTACACGACCGCGAATTGTCCTTTCCAGCGGTATTAATCATTCATTACTTCTTCGATCTAGTACATGATATTTCAATCTGCAGAGTCGTTGAAATTGCAAAGTAATATTTTGTCACAGGGCCTCTATTGTACAGAATCTTTGCCGTCTATCAATCTGCAGGATTGGTGTAGAAGGAGCACAAAGAGGCCGGA harbors:
- the LOC126617779 gene encoding uncharacterized protein LOC126617779 translates to MATRPTDSAPITRNVSESRKAWHLFALLLQLRRPTHLSELASRCTLFPASPHLVRYLCSTPGSPLCLSNQLYVTPSPASLAAFLEFFSHSSAGDAVRVCLGKRKRAVWDFGFGRPAAKRLIVDFGNGNEESRARKAVGHTRSKTHSHMADYYICKYINMLQSWMTLTVNKSILNSSLYINYRTGQSSLGLNSVDHVEDQTEGTNTIVEMKVNRLVMDCVVGLEPVLPIMASDDLVFYEGADIHEIDCSGILCLEEMKENNISPVVDENVNGSCKVTNVGLVEDERVVGGEEEELLVASRIPNGEIENFSQTNIALYDMMPRRKVKRLRKADCEDMMPLNKKQTRRHETKTISSATEFSVLQKQLLMPSSKMKAVDKDKMAPRLQSHNLEHDQAVATPKENQKRETNQKPISVVQKSKRNCDDMHVNERNGRHKSVSLKDQPEKKEFPIFESHIVEEEEGSGGYGTVYRARTKNDNKKVAIKCPHANAHKHHVNNELRMLEKFGGKNFVIKYEGHIKNENSSCFVLQHVEHDRPEVLKQEIGLSHLHWYGYCLFKALASLHRQGVVHRDVKPGNFLFSRKANKGYLIDFNLATDLHMKPGTRKLSSLPCKLKSGYDYDEKLTNAKSVPQTPLQKLPTAKSLIIANGETKKGLKSTFDPRDLKKKALSQIKPYNSSGSRSLIKSQGADGSGITSVKDVSNIRTPPVERLREPVPSQGRKELINLVQEAMQNQNHISSGVSAPMRKRIPAPPGNEDEKLFYITPMPLHSTGNGVGGADLIRSRGGGKQKKEGPCAGTKGYRAPEVLLRSPFQGPKLDIWSAGVTLLYFMIGRTPFGGDPEQNIKDIAKLRGSEDLWEVAKLHDRELSFPAGLYCTESLPSINLQDWCRRSTKRPDFFNEIPGPLFDLVDKCLAVNPRVRISAEEALRHEFFAPCHEELRKLRLQRQVL